In bacterium, a single genomic region encodes these proteins:
- a CDS encoding electron transfer flavoprotein subunit alpha/FixB family protein, whose translation MSLADYKDVWIYAEQREGKLNSVSYELLGAGRKLADDLGQKLVAVLLGSGMRAAADELVAYGADKVFYVDSPVFEKFADEPYAKAMTDLVKEHKPSIILAGATAIGRSFIPRVAAHLEAGMTADCTGLEIDPEKKILLGTRPAYGGNIMATIVCEEKRPQMATVRHKVMKALEKDIKRQGEIVETSPAESEFTIRAKVVDIVKEIEDTCNIAEADIIVTGGRGVGNKENFSIIHDLAAAIGGAVGASRAVVDSGWVPYSHQVGQTGKTVCPKIYFAVGVSGAIQHLAGMQSADVIIAINNNPDAEIFKVATYGIVGDLNEVVPELTKQFKNGA comes from the coding sequence ATGAGTCTTGCAGATTACAAAGATGTGTGGATTTATGCAGAGCAGAGGGAAGGAAAACTTAATTCCGTATCGTATGAATTATTAGGCGCCGGCAGAAAATTGGCGGATGATCTTGGTCAAAAACTTGTGGCGGTTTTATTGGGAAGTGGGATGCGCGCGGCGGCTGATGAATTGGTTGCCTATGGTGCAGACAAGGTTTTTTATGTGGATAGTCCGGTATTTGAAAAATTTGCCGATGAACCGTATGCCAAGGCTATGACGGACCTGGTCAAAGAGCATAAGCCGTCAATTATTCTTGCCGGGGCCACAGCCATTGGGAGATCCTTTATCCCCCGTGTAGCCGCACATCTCGAGGCAGGTATGACTGCGGATTGCACGGGACTGGAAATTGATCCGGAGAAAAAAATTCTTCTGGGTACCCGTCCGGCATACGGCGGTAATATTATGGCGACGATTGTTTGTGAGGAAAAAAGGCCGCAAATGGCCACGGTGCGGCATAAAGTAATGAAGGCGTTGGAGAAAGATATAAAACGTCAAGGTGAAATTGTTGAGACAAGCCCGGCGGAATCGGAGTTTACCATTCGTGCAAAAGTGGTGGATATTGTCAAAGAAATTGAAGACACCTGTAATATTGCGGAGGCGGATATTATTGTCACCGGCGGCCGGGGTGTCGGCAACAAAGAAAATTTCAGCATTATTCATGATTTGGCTGCTGCCATCGGCGGTGCGGTGGGTGCATCGCGTGCCGTGGTTGATTCAGGCTGGGTGCCGTATTCGCATCAGGTCGGTCAAACCGGCAAAACAGTATGCCCGAAAATCTATTTTGCAGTGGGGGTTTCCGGGGCGATTCAGCACCTGGCCGGCATGCAATCTGCGGATGTTATTATTGCAATAAACAATAATCCTGACGCAGAGATTTTTAAAGTTGCAACGTATGGAATTGTCGGGGACCTCAATGAAGTTGTCCCGGAATTGACCAAGCAATTTAAAAACGGAGCATAA
- a CDS encoding electron transfer flavoprotein subunit beta/FixA family protein, translated as MNIVVLIKQVVATTNVKLDPETGTMIRDGVESILNPFDEYAVEEALRIKEKLGGKITVVTMGPPQAAAIIKKTIGLGADEGILISDRAIAGSDTWATAYTLSQALIKIGDYQLIITGKQAVDGDTAQVGPEIAACLDLPMIAWVRKIEEISEEKIRAQRLMEDGYDVLESPLPALISVVKEINEPRLESLKGKMRAKKYEPQVWAVADMPGFDTSQVGLKGSPTRVFKTFTPKRQYKGEMIEGEPAQAAEILYGKIKEMNIF; from the coding sequence ATGAATATAGTTGTTTTAATCAAGCAGGTTGTGGCAACCACCAATGTTAAGCTGGACCCGGAAACCGGCACGATGATTCGTGATGGGGTGGAAAGTATTTTGAATCCTTTTGATGAATATGCAGTGGAAGAAGCATTGCGTATTAAGGAAAAACTCGGTGGAAAAATAACCGTGGTCACGATGGGACCGCCGCAAGCAGCAGCCATTATTAAAAAGACAATCGGTCTGGGCGCGGACGAGGGAATTTTGATCTCGGATCGCGCAATTGCCGGATCGGATACCTGGGCAACAGCCTATACTTTATCGCAGGCTTTAATAAAAATTGGCGATTACCAATTAATCATAACGGGAAAACAAGCAGTTGATGGTGATACTGCCCAGGTTGGACCGGAAATCGCTGCCTGTCTGGATCTGCCGATGATTGCATGGGTCAGGAAGATCGAAGAAATTTCAGAAGAGAAAATCAGGGCCCAACGGCTTATGGAAGACGGCTATGATGTTTTAGAAAGTCCGCTGCCTGCATTGATCAGTGTCGTGAAGGAAATCAATGAACCCCGTTTGGAGTCGTTGAAGGGGAAAATGCGGGCTAAAAAATATGAGCCCCAGGTTTGGGCCGTGGCGGATATGCCGGGGTTTGATACGAGTCAGGTGGGATTGAAGGGATCGCCGACCAGGGTTTTTAAAACATTTACCCCTAAGCGGCAATACAAAGGTGAAATGATTGAAGGTGAACCGGCACAGGCCGCCGAAATTCTTTATGGAAAGATTAAGGAAATGAATATTTTTTAA